The Anomaloglossus baeobatrachus isolate aAnoBae1 chromosome 10, aAnoBae1.hap1, whole genome shotgun sequence genome has a segment encoding these proteins:
- the PHLDA2 gene encoding pleckstrin homology-like domain family A member 2: MKMQVNPDVIMEGELEKRSDNLLQFWRKKHCVLTKASLSMFADGQKKTKCKELKFQSIKKLDCVERTGKYIYFTIVTNDNKEIDFRCTDESCWNAAITMALIDFQNKEAIQHFRSRQNSERRVAPSCV, encoded by the coding sequence ATGAAAATGCAGGTCAACCCAGACGTGATCATGGAAGGAGAACTGGAAAAAAGAAGCGACAATCTCCTACAGTTCTGGAGAAAGAAGCATTGCGTCTTGACCAAGGCTAGCCTCAGCATGTTCGCCGATGGCCAGAAGAAGACCAAGTGCAAAGAACTCAAGTTCCAGTCCATCAAGAAGTTGGATTGTGTTGAGCGGACGGGAAAATACATCTACTTCACCATTGTCACCAACGACAATAAGGAGATCGATTTCCGATGCACAGATGAAAGCTGTTGGAACGCGGCTATCACCATGGCCTTGATTGACTTCCAGAACAAGGAGGCCATCCAACATTTTAGGTCGCGCCAGAACAGCGAGAGGAGGGTGGCCCCGTCGTGTGTGTGA